Proteins encoded by one window of Mariniplasma anaerobium:
- a CDS encoding O-antigen ligase family protein produces the protein MKHIERFLNSGVYIALIFAITLISWSFYQETPPHIFNLYNIIGLFVLVALMFLILVFFENTLYIAPILISFLFIVNKSDMNFDTTTSVGWVYIALALVFLGPLIHYLRYKPKIKKGHFTLGLLLIAISYVLSLLFIPFEINSIPVSLLGFVYLGFYIFLLSTAKANIDYIFKIMIFVNILLTAQVGLYLYRGYIANPDLAFVDRLFAGWGRNLGWANVNDMCFYIALTFPSYLYFIYKKPYHMYLWIVMIIPVIFVFLTESRGGLIGFAISFIGIIAFNLIKGHVMQLIQMLVFLTVIGIIFYIYQEAAIKWWDRFMLSFGEDLNDFSSNRIEIYQQGLTVFKAHPLFGGGWLSLQQLNPGTRLFMYHSTLVQALAAMGIFGLFALLVHFFQVATFFFKNITLEKSLFIIGYGAAQIHGLIDNVQYAVPFSLLMVIIFALWETSEKKTIFDIKDHRYISSQT, from the coding sequence ATGAAACATATCGAACGCTTTTTAAATAGTGGTGTTTATATCGCACTTATTTTTGCGATTACATTGATATCTTGGTCATTTTATCAAGAAACGCCCCCACATATATTTAATCTTTATAACATCATTGGCTTATTTGTTTTAGTAGCTTTGATGTTTTTAATATTAGTTTTCTTTGAAAACACACTATATATAGCTCCTATTTTGATATCATTTTTATTTATTGTTAATAAAAGTGATATGAATTTTGATACAACTACATCTGTCGGATGGGTATACATCGCACTAGCTTTAGTATTTTTAGGCCCTCTCATTCATTATCTTAGATATAAGCCTAAAATAAAAAAGGGCCATTTCACTCTAGGTCTTTTGTTAATCGCAATATCCTATGTATTATCTCTTTTATTCATTCCTTTTGAAATCAACTCTATACCTGTTTCATTATTAGGCTTTGTTTATCTAGGGTTTTACATCTTTTTACTATCTACAGCTAAAGCAAACATTGATTATATTTTTAAGATTATGATCTTTGTAAATATCTTATTAACTGCTCAAGTTGGACTTTATCTTTATAGAGGCTATATTGCTAATCCAGACCTAGCATTTGTTGATAGATTATTTGCTGGATGGGGAAGAAATCTTGGATGGGCAAATGTAAACGATATGTGTTTTTATATCGCTCTAACATTTCCTTCTTATCTATATTTTATTTATAAAAAACCATATCACATGTATTTATGGATCGTCATGATTATTCCTGTTATCTTTGTATTCTTAACAGAATCAAGAGGCGGTTTAATAGGATTTGCGATAAGTTTTATTGGTATTATAGCCTTTAATCTCATTAAAGGACATGTCATGCAGCTAATTCAGATGCTCGTCTTTTTAACAGTCATTGGTATTATCTTTTATATTTATCAAGAAGCTGCGATTAAATGGTGGGACAGATTTATGTTATCCTTTGGAGAAGACTTAAATGACTTTAGTTCTAATAGAATTGAAATCTATCAACAAGGTCTAACCGTTTTTAAAGCACATCCGCTCTTTGGTGGAGGTTGGTTATCACTTCAACAGTTAAATCCTGGCACAAGGCTATTTATGTATCATTCTACACTGGTTCAAGCATTAGCTGCAATGGGTATCTTTGGACTATTTGCATTACTCGTTCATTTCTTTCAAGTTGCAACATTCTTCTTTAAAAACATTACATTAGAAAAATCATTGTTTATCATAGGATATGGTGCAGCTCAAATACATGGACTTATTGATAATGTGCAATATGCAGTTCCTTTCTCACTTTTAATGGTAATTATATTTGCACTATGGGAAACAAGTGAAAAGAAAACTATATTTGATATTAAAGATCATAGATATATTTCCAGTCAAACATAA
- a CDS encoding EAL domain-containing protein yields MRQITFDKFIAWIKKNYKILSAIFTVFMLIVFYFYILALDNNHLAHTHVMYIAIVFAGGILGGVYGFVTAIIAGILVGPLMPYDLVTGDAQLFSDWFFRLVMMVIVGLMSGYFSKNYRYVNERIETLMTVNTESSLYNINYLKEIPFDLEKNYMIMSMIISNHQTICDIAGYKTYYNYLQILEEKFLKFDTKSVVIHPQLNKIWLIVLCERYEDQIEQISKLIKGINHVDAYKFFVDFGLGFHQIRIEQHQEVSSYFTNTDIAANEALEKHILYTKFKNVETRKKYEYELLSEFEESLKTNQIFLVYQPKIDLKTRKPIGLEALVRWYHPIKKMIYPDDFIPAIEQTSLVHIMTEEIFRKALKFHQDLKEKGIEIPISINISTKNLYDMSFYKNMISIFRTFDISPHMVKLEVTETVLMEKPELSKSILEKFAKFGFKIVIDDFGKGYSSLAYLAQFPIHTIKIDKFFTSQILISQTTQAIVRATIALALQLGYEVLIEGIEDKETADLLESYGCHTAQGYYFMRPEKEITITNYLIANYK; encoded by the coding sequence ATGAGACAAATCACATTTGATAAATTTATTGCATGGATTAAGAAAAATTACAAAATTTTATCAGCAATCTTTACGGTTTTTATGCTGATAGTTTTTTACTTTTATATTCTAGCACTAGATAATAACCATTTAGCACATACACATGTAATGTATATTGCTATTGTTTTTGCTGGTGGCATATTAGGTGGAGTGTATGGTTTTGTTACAGCCATTATTGCAGGCATATTAGTTGGACCTTTGATGCCATATGATTTAGTAACAGGAGATGCTCAACTCTTTTCTGACTGGTTCTTTAGATTAGTCATGATGGTTATAGTTGGATTGATGAGTGGTTATTTTTCTAAAAACTATCGGTATGTTAACGAAAGAATTGAAACATTGATGACTGTAAATACTGAATCATCTTTATACAATATTAATTATTTAAAAGAAATACCATTTGACCTTGAAAAGAATTATATGATTATGTCAATGATTATTTCAAATCATCAGACGATATGTGATATTGCAGGTTATAAAACTTATTATAATTATTTACAAATCTTAGAAGAAAAGTTTCTTAAATTTGATACAAAATCTGTTGTGATTCATCCTCAGTTAAATAAAATTTGGCTTATTGTTTTATGTGAACGTTATGAAGATCAAATTGAACAAATTTCAAAACTCATTAAAGGGATTAATCATGTTGACGCATATAAATTTTTTGTTGATTTTGGCCTAGGTTTTCATCAAATAAGAATTGAACAACATCAAGAAGTTTCTTCATATTTCACAAATACTGATATTGCAGCTAATGAAGCTTTAGAAAAACATATATTATATACAAAATTTAAAAACGTGGAAACACGTAAGAAATATGAATATGAACTTTTAAGTGAATTTGAAGAAAGCTTAAAAACAAATCAAATATTCTTGGTTTATCAACCAAAAATTGATTTAAAAACTAGAAAACCTATTGGATTAGAAGCGTTAGTTAGATGGTATCATCCAATAAAGAAAATGATTTATCCAGATGATTTTATTCCTGCTATTGAACAGACATCTTTAGTTCACATAATGACAGAAGAAATTTTTAGAAAAGCATTAAAATTTCACCAAGATCTTAAAGAAAAAGGGATTGAAATCCCTATATCTATTAATATTTCCACAAAAAATCTTTATGATATGAGTTTTTATAAAAATATGATTTCTATATTTAGAACATTTGATATTTCCCCTCATATGGTTAAATTAGAAGTTACTGAAACAGTTTTAATGGAAAAACCAGAATTAAGTAAGTCTATATTAGAAAAATTTGCTAAATTTGGATTTAAGATAGTCATTGATGATTTTGGTAAAGGATATTCATCACTAGCGTATCTTGCACAGTTTCCAATTCATACGATAAAAATTGATAAATTCTTTACCAGTCAAATTCTAATTTCTCAAACAACCCAAGCCATTGTTAGAGCAACTATTGCACTAGCTCTTCAATTAGGCTATGAGGTCTTAATAGAAGGTATAGAAGATAAAGAGACAGCAGATTTGTTAGAATCTTATGGATGTCATACTGCTCAAGGGTATTATTTTATGAGACCAGAAAAAGAAATAACAATCACAAATTACTTAATTGCAAATTATAAATAA
- a CDS encoding branched-chain amino acid aminotransferase yields MENKAKGFTYVKTPFNYISFYEDGKWSEGVLREEDTITISSTSTALHYGQEAFEGLKAYRRKDGNINLFRVLDNAKRFQMSCERMMMPKIPYDIFIEAVKMTVLANNEFVPPYGSNSTLYIRPFMIGVGANLGLRPAKKYIFSVVVSPVSSYFEGPLKPVDMITSSIDRAAPHGTGHVKVGGNYAASLYAQVEAREKGYADTIFLDPATHTKIEEVGAANFFGITHEKAYITPKSPSILDSITNRTLRHIAFHMLALDVQECDIDIDALDHIDEAGACGTAAVVTPIGTITHLGHKHQFKYHKEMGPITKELYRIITGIQTGDIPDPSNWITILKV; encoded by the coding sequence ATGGAAAATAAAGCAAAAGGATTTACATATGTAAAAACACCTTTTAACTACATTTCTTTTTACGAAGATGGCAAATGGAGTGAAGGTGTATTAAGAGAAGAAGATACAATTACTATTTCATCCACATCAACAGCACTACATTATGGACAAGAAGCTTTTGAAGGCTTAAAAGCATATAGAAGAAAAGACGGCAATATCAATTTATTTAGAGTACTTGATAATGCTAAAAGATTTCAAATGTCATGTGAACGCATGATGATGCCAAAAATTCCTTATGATATATTTATTGAAGCAGTTAAGATGACTGTATTAGCTAATAATGAATTTGTTCCACCATATGGATCTAATTCAACTTTATATATTAGACCCTTTATGATTGGTGTTGGAGCTAATTTAGGACTAAGACCAGCAAAAAAATATATCTTTAGTGTGGTAGTCTCTCCTGTATCAAGTTATTTTGAGGGACCACTAAAACCTGTAGATATGATTACTTCATCTATTGATCGTGCCGCACCTCATGGTACAGGACATGTTAAAGTTGGTGGAAATTATGCAGCAAGCTTATATGCACAAGTAGAAGCTAGAGAAAAAGGGTATGCAGATACTATTTTTCTAGATCCAGCAACGCATACTAAAATCGAAGAAGTTGGGGCAGCTAATTTCTTTGGAATTACCCATGAAAAAGCTTATATAACACCCAAATCTCCATCTATCTTAGATAGTATTACAAATAGAACTTTAAGACATATCGCTTTTCACATGCTTGCACTAGATGTTCAAGAATGTGATATTGATATAGATGCTCTTGATCATATTGATGAAGCTGGAGCATGTGGCACAGCTGCTGTAGTTACACCTATAGGAACAATTACCCATTTGGGACATAAACATCAATTTAAGTATCATAAAGAAATGGGTCCAATTACAAAAGAGCTTTATAGAATTATTACAGGGATACAAACAGGAGATATTCCTGACCCTAGCAACTGGATAACCATACTTAAAGTATAG